In the Oxyura jamaicensis isolate SHBP4307 breed ruddy duck chromosome 19, BPBGC_Ojam_1.0, whole genome shotgun sequence genome, AAAGAGGCGAAAGGAAAGGCCGTGCGCATGTTGAAATGCAGGGGGTGTTGCATGGGGTTCTTGCACCTCTCCTATAAACCTCCCCGCCCTTCCACCAGGGCCAGGCCATTCCTCTGAGGCCACTAAACCAGCCCGCTTCCACAGGCAAGGGAAAAGGAGCCACGCCAGGGCCAGATGAAACTGTCCCTCGGGCTTAACCCAGGGCCAAATCCTGacctggggctgcccctgctcaggctgcaggcaggggaagggacaGGGCAGGATCAGGCCGGGCATGGCCGTGCCTGAAGCACGGAGCAGGCCTCAGAGGAGAGGCCGGAAAGAAGGAAGCCAGAGGCTCAAAAGCCAAAAAACACATCTGGATGCTGCCCAGGGCAATCCGCACAGGTTGACGTGGACCTGACATGTTTGAGACGGTCCGGACGGGGCCTTCTGCTTTACGGCCatctgctcccctccctgctccggGATTTAGCTGTGCAGGGGGAAACCTGGCCCAGCACAGCACCGGGCAATGCCGccgcctgccctgccctgcccgtgGCCCTTCCCTCGCTCAGCACCAACACCTCGGGTAAGCATAGTGCCCGGGGTCGCTCGCAGAAGGGCTGTTGGAGCTGCTGACCAGGGTTAGGCCGTTATTTGTCTCGCCGTCACTGAGTCACTGCTCAGCCTCAGCTAGCCGCTGCCTCGAGGGAGGAAACACAAACACGGCCGGCTCCTGCGAGGATCCTGTAGATCCATATCCACAGGGGGCTCTGAGAGGCATGCCTCGTGCGCAGGCATTGCTGCCGTGAGTCACAGCCTGGCAAAGGGTGTCGGAGTCGCTGCTCAATAAATAGAACAAAGCCGGGAACCCCCGGGTGGGCAGGGACGGCACAGCCCCGCTTCCTTCAGCGAGTGCCAGCCGTCTCCCCAGGGTTTACCAGGCAGGGACGGAGCACGAGATAAAGGAAACTTCCATGTTTCAGCACAAATCTCCCACAAAAACGCTGCGAAGAGGAACATGTCCTTTGGGTGCCAGGCTTACCAGCAACAGGCTCTGCCTCCACGTGCCTGGGAGGATTAAGGCTGCGGTGCCGGTGCTGCAGAGAGACTTTGCAGGacagaaggagaggagagcGCGGGCACGCGGCCCCGCTGTTCCCACAGGAGCCCGGCCCCTGCTCAGGGTGCCAGGGTTGGGAGGACCTCCTCGCCGTCACTCTGTCCCTTCCCAGAGCCACAGGTGGTCACAGCCTGGGGGGGAAGATGAATATTGTGCCAGCAAGGCAGGGAGCAAGGCTGGCTCCTCCCTGCTACGGGAGTAACgcacctcctccagctgctttaCTCCACGAAGAGAAATGAATCCCCGATAACAACTAACAGCTACACACATGGAGCACAGCTACCAAAGAGGAGCTCCTTCAGCACcacaaaactctgctttcacAAGGCCACACCTAGAAGAAGTATAAGGAATTGAAAAACTCGGTCTGTTAGGAAATAACGTGACACTCTCCCCAGCCATGAACCCGCAGCGAACGCACGCACACGTCTGCAGGCACCGTCCCAAGTCCACAagctcagcctgctgccctCAGACATTTCTGAATGCCTGTAAAGCAGCATGGTAACATCCACTGAGCTTACGCTGAAATAGCAGCTTGCCCAAACATCTGGAAGCAGTTTCTTTCTCCAGATGTTTCCCCCGCAGATACATACCTTCCACTCGGTGCCCCGGATCCAGATGTTTCCAAACAGCTCCATGCTCTTGCTGAAACTGAGCAGGCGTCCCGGGGACGCTGccagcctccccagcacagccacggTTAACGCTCCGAGGCATAATGCAGGACACCTGCACGTGGTGGAAACTGGAGACAAACGTGGAGCCCAGCAATGGAAAAAGTCAAAGCCAAAAGCTGCGTCAGacagctgctggggagcccggggggaggcagcagggacacaAAGCTCTGTGTTAAAACCTCAGCCTGCTCTCAGCTGCACAGAGGGAAGTGCTGCTTGACTTCGGGCAGCTCGCGCCTTCCAGAGCCCCGGCGCTACACAAAGGAGCGTTCAGAGGGAAAGCTGAGGACGTGCAGACCGCGATCTGCTGCAGGGGTTACGGGCAGGTGAGCAGGGCTTGTTTTCACCACCTAGCCTAATGCTGAAGGTGGGAGCTAAAGCTGTTcctcagcctggagcaggacGCCTGCTGCAGAGACGTTCAGGGAAGCAACAAACCCATTTCCTATTCCGTCTGCGTCAGATCAAGGAACGGCGTCCCACCAGCCCCGGCAGGACCTCCGCTTCCCACCAGGGATCAGTCACACCAGCACCCAACCACCGATAAAACTAAATGTCACTGCAGCGAGTGCTTCCCTGCTGTCAGCACGACCCTGCTTTTCACCATACATTCAGACGAGCAGCTTCTTGACGTTCCTGAGCCACTTTTTACAGGGTAAGCCCCCCATGCACCCAGAGGGCTCgactgccccagccccacaaggCTGCAGATGCTTTcttggagctgcagcaccaACTCACCCGCAGCCACACCGGGAGCGCAGAGCCTCAGCACGGTTTAGGTTAAGCTACACAACCACGCTGCCAGCTAAAAGGCTCCCTGGGAGCACggagggaggagcagcagcgctCCCAGCTCCTCCCGAACATAGGAACCGCCTCTGCTTTTCAGCACTGTCAGGTGCAGGTTAGACAGACTGCCTGCGTGTAGCAAACACACTGCTGCTTATTTTGGAGTTCTGCTTCCAGCTCGTTTTATAGCTGCTTAACACGAGCCTCGTGCTTGGCTACAGCTCGGCTTCCCCTTGTTTGgcatgctgctggtgctgtcctgcagcatAGCTGGTACACTGCTACGGTTGGTAAGCAGCTCTGACAAAATACCAGGGAGGCCACGAACTTAAACCTCAGTTGTCAGGAGCAAGGCAGAGGGGAGCTAACAGCAAGCCCGCAGCCCCTGCGACATGCGGGGTACAAAACAGCTCCAGGCAACTGCAAAAAGATGAGTTCTGAAGCAGCTGCGAAGCACGCAGAGGAAGCCTGAAGGGGTAACAGACTTCCCAGCAAAGTATGGAAAACACCTGAGCATGCACAGGAGCCAGGACCCCAGCTGCTCCGCTGCTGTCTGTCTGAAGCCATTAAGAGGTCAGCCCTGACACCTTCAGATCCAGGTTACttggcacagcagcacccagcagggctgcaggaggatgcACTCTCCTCAGTGCCTCCTTCTGGCTCCGTGCTGGAGGTCAGTGCCCACACAGATGGGCCACACATGCTCCTCAAATTGAGTTTCTCCCCCCTCCTGCAGAGCTACCTCCTCTGTGTCATCTGCATCTTCCAGGGCAGAGAGCTGGCTGCTCACCTCCTCCAGACAAGAGCAGTTTGTGCTTCGGACAGTAGGCAATGAAGACACCAGAGGCTGTTTAAATGTGTCAATTCACctttaatgtttgaaaaaaataaatggtatttgAGCCATTGCAGTTATGAAGGGAACGTATCTTGCTCCACAAGAGACCGTGAACAGGTTCACATTAGACTCATgcttggaaaaaacaaatccaaaacattcTTCTTTCAGATCAAGAGTGGAGTTCCAAACAGACAAGACCACAAGAGTGCCCCAGACAGCCCAAGGCACGTTACCCCAGTGCAGACATTTCCATCAACATGAAGTAATGACAGCTACATTCTTTCTAGTTACAACATTGTTCTATCAATATTACAAAATTAGGCATACTTTGGATTTTGCACAGAGACAAGGACTTTTACTTCAGGAAGTAGTCAACCTGGGTCACCTAAGTCATTTCACAACAAAGAGCTCCCTTCACTCTGCCTTTCCCCACCCCAGCAGTGACTTGTTACCAACACCAAATTTGTCCTAGAGCCACGAGTTAGGCTCACAAGCCCAGTGGTATTTGTCTATGAATCAGTTAAACCAACAGATAAGCCTGTGACAAGCGCCAGGTATTCACTCGCCATCACACAGCGTTTGTCCTTCAGAAGGATTTCTCCCACCCAGATACAAAACACTTCCTGCAGTTTAATCCAAGAGTCAGTACAGACTAAGACGACATCACTGCTGAACCTATTGGAGACCAAGACATTTGTCTGCCATTGAAGCAGATGTCACATGAGTTTCCTTCACACAAACATCACATGTAAATTTAACTTCTTGGTACTGTGCTTTAAGAACAAAAGCAGATATCAGAACATGGAGGACAGGCCTCCAGAAATAGCTTAtcagctacagaaataaaaaaaggagacaGTGGCCACTTACAAGTCTTCCACATGACTAGCTTGTTTTAAAGGAGAGCATCAAGTTAAGGCAGTGTTGAGACAACTGGCTAAGAACATGCCCAATAGCTGTTGTCAGTAGTCACCAATTTGATATCCTGCTCCATTCAGGGGCGGGCCGCGTGGCCGACTTTAGATCTCAGTACCAAGGTCTAAAGACTTCAGCCACAGCACGCTGCTTCCTGCGGCAAGCAGCAGCTCAAGGGGGTGCTTGTTGAAGCCTTCTAGACCAGGCTGAGGTGCCTACAAGTCTAGGTCAATGCTTCAGCAGAGCCAAAAATACAGTGATGGGTACTGAAAGAACACTGAGGGTGCCAGCTGCAAGTCTGGTTATCACAGTCCAAGGTGGAGTTCAACTTGTGTGAAAGCCACGTAAATAAGAGCCACCCCAGCAGCTTCCAAGTGGTTTAAGTACCTGCGCTGAGGTTACTGGGAGAGCCAGCTCTCTACAGTCTGCAGGGTGGGTTCGGAGGCTCACACTGGCTTTGCTCCTCATTACAAGATTAACAGTCTAGTAAAACTCAGTAAGGAAGTCAGGGGCTTTTTGGCCTGCCCAAAGTTTTCCCAGCCTCAAAGAAGGAGTTACCACTGAGGGAGCTGTTGTGgaatagttttatttcttcccacGTAAAGGCCATTGTTTAAGCATTTACAGGTTTCCTAGTGCAATACAaccaaaaaaaagcagtaacaaaaaaatGCCGCCTTCTTCCCAGGCAACTAAACAGAAGTAGAATTTTACTGCAACATATACACATTAAATATAGTATACAGTCCATGCAGCGGCATAGCCATGTTAAAGGGAGTCGTGGCTTCAGCCATCAGTGCATTACAGTCCAAATTTCACTTGCTCCTACTTCCTATCCAGACTTGAAGAGAAGAATTGCAACCTGACCCAAGTAAAAATAGATGAAGTGCTTTGTCTCGTGTGTTACATAGCTGCCAAAGTTTCTGCCAACAATGCAGTGCCAAGTTGGGTTGTATTTCTTGTCAAATtcctgaagaaacagaagagaggcGTTAAGGCCAAGAAAACCCACATGAAAATAGTTCTAAGCACAAATTCTTTGCTGGTTCTGTTCACACACTAACTCCCCTCCTCCCACCTGCAGCATCTTTACATTCCCTGCCACAAGAACCACTGTGTTAAGCAAGGTAGTGACTGACATGAGCCAGACCTCTGCACTGGCTTGTCTGAAGGATCCAACGCAAGCAAGTTATCTCCTGAGATGTGGAGCACACATCTGCCCTGGGCAGAACGAGCAGACATAAGTGCTCTCCCTGGTACAGACCTATTCAAGCCCTACACGTAGGCTAGCTCAGGGGAATATTTCTCCTCTCCCATTCCAAGCCCactcacaaaaaataaaaaaagattctgGCATGTCTGCTCTAGCAAGGCATTTGAGCTTAAAGGTCAcctaaaaaaggaaggagaagtcTGCCTTATGCTGTTTGGGATACTtcatggaggggaaaaaaactggaGTGAAAATAAGCAGgcaaattaacaaaacaaaaccctaaggTCAGAGCGAGGTAAGCAATGGACCCTCAAGAATTCTTAGCCTTCTGCTAAGCAGGTAAGGGAGGGTTAAAGAATTTTCCTCCCTCTACTACACAACTCCCAGGAacacccttccctccccctcagAGCCAGAACAGACTCGATGTTCAAGATTAAAGCAAGACTTAGTCCTCAGACAGCAGCAAGACAGTTCCAGTTCTTTGCAGGTAACCTTTGAAGTAAGGAAAAGCTTTCTTGCCAGGGCTTGAAGGTGCACCAAATCACTTCCCTCCTCCCAACGCTTAGGAAATAAAGGGCAACTTTCTGGATTCCTTCTGCTGCATTCACTCATTTTACAGACTGCATTGCCCCAAGCACTTCCAGATAGGTCTTGCCTCATCAGATCAAAGTGTTCTGAGAAGTCAGGAGACACCTTTGAATCCCTTACATTCAGGGTTAGGTTACAGGCAAGGCCCAGGAGCTAATCCTGGTGCAAGGGCTGCGTTGCCTACACAATGTCTTCCTTCCTGAAAAGCACTTTGCCTGACCATTCAGAGAAGTGGCTACAGAGGGAACCAACAGCTCCCCAGACACTGACAAGCATGAGACTGAAGTTAACAGGTTCCCGAGAACAGGGAAGCACCTCTTCACAAGAGGGGGGCAACTGCCTGCACTGCTTTTACAGCAGCAtccctggcaggcagcacaagGCTGCATCCTCCTCCACACCCACTGCCTCAGAGCCAGAACACGCAGGCAGAACTGCTCATGCAGGGCTGCCCGCTTCGAGGGAAACTTCAGAGTAATCCCACCCTGCACCAGCACTGCcagtccagcagcagctgtggaacAAGTcctgaggagaggctgcagccagctctaAGCTGAGAAATCCAGAGGGAAAGCACGTACTCAgcttgctcagagcagcagaccaggccctgctctgccacagcctTCCTCTGACCTTGGAGAAGTCACTCCTTTCTCTTGGGAATGGTGGtacaaggcagaaaaagcaTCTCCTCCTTCCAAACCGTCAAGTATGAAGTCTCAAAACACTCAGGCTCAACACACACGAGAGCTTCAGCCGTAAGTctcaggcagagcagccccctGACCCCTCAGTTACCTTCTTTATATATGCTGCAATGTCCTTTTCTATGTTGTACTTCTCCATTGCCTGTGTGGCACAGTCAACAGCATCCTGCTGCATGTCCTCGGACATGTCCGCATTCTTGATGACAGCCTTTCTGTCAGACATGGTGAACCTAAGGCAGAACATAAGATTCTGTTAATCCCTTCCCCAGAAAGGAGAAGCTGCCTGTGCAGAGGTTTTCCTCTCTACGGCAGGCTGCGTCACAAGCTGATACTACCAACTCCCCCTGCTACAACCAGCGAGAGTTTATCAGTGTagcccacagcagccccaggccgAGATCTCCCTTCCAGCTGGAGCACTGGCACTGTCCCGGAGGTGAGATCAGAGGTAGTCCAACATCACCACCTGCATCAAGCAGGCAGAGAAAGCTGCGTGGGAGGAGATGAGATGTGTGGAGACACAGCCCTCCTAGACATCAGCAGGCTACAGCCAGGCTTGCCTTCCAGGTGCACCAGTGGTTTGAGCATCACCTGCTCAGAGCCTCACGAGCAGACCCCATGCAGTCTGCATCCAGCACAGAGGTGTGGGAAGCATGTCAGCACTAGCAGTGCTTTCACCTCACCCTCAACCAGAGCTACTGCTGCTAGTTGAGCCTGGAATGACAGGCAGAATGGGGAACAGCACTCATTCCCTCACCTCACCACTGCTTTGCCACTGAAACCCAGACTTCAGCAGTTCTCACGGGACAAAGCCAGTCTGACAGAATAGAAACACCACGCTGCAGCCTTGGAACACATGGGGAAAGCTGCCTCACACAGCCAGGGAAAACAGCCCCCCATTTTCCTCCCTCCACCTGTGAGCCAGAGCACAGGAGCTAGAGGCCAGCATGCTAGTACTGCCCTATCTCTAGGAAACCAGGGAGAGGTAACTTGAGCTGAGCATTTAACCCCTTAAGTGGATGACAGTCAAGGTGTTTTGTACCAGGCACTGAAGCCATTCACATGTAGACTCACCACGGCCCTTCTAGGGAAGCATTCAGCATCGGGAAGTGTCCTGTTCATGTCATCCTGCAAAGCAGGGATTTGGcaaccccagccctgcagcgtTTCCCCAAGCAGAGGCTGACCCACACACCAGGAAAGGCtcccaggcagcactgctgtcagCTGCCCCACTCCACCTCTGAGCAGGCCCAAGCAGGGTGCACACCTCATCTGGGGACTGGTCAAGGGAAGACCTGTGCTGGCACCttggctgcagctccctcctACCAGAGAGCATTTAAGCTTTGTGAAGGTAAGCCTTTAGTGGCACCAAGTGCCTCCAATTAAGCCTGCAGAGCACCATTAGGTTTACAAATACTTCCACAGTGCTGCAAGTCTGAGCACTACTACCAAGAATGTTTTGGAATAGTGAAACTACGCATTCTTAGCTTTACCGGGGAGTGAAGAAAATCTGCTGCAATGATCGCTTCCTGGAACAGCCCCAGAAAACTGAAGGAGTAGCTTTGTTACAGCAATTAAAGGAGTCTGCTAGCCAGAGAGATAGAGAATCCAGTTACATAATTGCAGCCCTACAATTACAATACTTCAATTCTTTACTCTGTGCTTGAGGACTTCTACTGCAACCTTAATTTATACTGCTTAGATGCAGTGTTTAATAGAGCACTGCTATTAACATACACTAATAGCATCAGGAGGAATGGCAGGAACTGAGCTCACACAGCAGAGGCACACACCCCTACCCCTGCTCTGGAAAAGCCACTTCCAGACACTTTGTTCCCCTCTCTGCTGTGGTTTAAGTCAGCAGGCTTTAGCCTGGGGCCTAGATACCCTGGCAGTAAAGACATCGCTCATAAGAACCCAAATGCCTGCCTACAGATTTAGATCCACTATCCAGGGGGCTGGCAGATCCTCGAAAGAGTCTTCAGGGGGTGCACCCCacaggaaaacacaggaaaagggaagcagcagaaattcaCTTGTGCGTCATTCTCCTAGGAAAACCTCTTTAGGGAAAGAAGGCGAACAAGTTCTCACGGACTCCAGGCCTTCCCATGCCTCCAGTGCACACAGTTCAGAGGGCATTTGCCATTACATAAGCAGACACAGAGTGACCTGCAGAAAGCATCTTCCTTCCTCATGGTTCAGGCAAGGTGCATTTCAGTGCAGGCCCAAGCTGCcaagggccagcagcagcagaagaacaAGCCATTATCcttcagcagggctgcaggtgcCTGCCTGTCTGCCCTCCCAGCACCACTGCTCCAGGGCACAGCAACCTTCAAGGGCTGCCAGCATGGCCCTTGGTGCACGGCAGGGACAGCTCCCACcaacccccagcaccccactgAGGGACCCTGGCTCCACCGCGGGTCACGCAGGCCCAGTCCCCACCAGGCCAGCACCATGCACACGCCCCATCCCTGCACCACGGAGCGTTGCCAGCCCTCGGGGCCGTGCCACCCGCACCGGGAGGGGGTGGGCACAAAGCCCCGGGGCAGCGGTAacatcccagccccagcagcccgggGCAGGATAgggccccagcccagcaccctcccGCAGCGGGGCAGGATGGAGCCGCGGGCATCGCCCAGACCTCGTCTCCCGAACAGGGGGGGCTAGGGGAGGAGGCCCCGGCCCAGCTTCACCGCGgcgggagggggctggggaagggggcgCGGTCcggcccggcacggcacggccctCCCCCGGCGAGCCCGTGCCGAGGCTCTCCGGGAGGCGATGGCGAGCGCAGGCCGGGCGCTGCGTGACCTTCACCGGAGGGAGCCCCGGGGCGGCGGTGACCTTGCCTGGAGCgaggccggcggcggggccgggggtgcGGGGCGGGCACCGGGACCCCCTCGCCGTAAGCCGCCGCCCCTCTCCTCTcattcccttccctccccactcGCGTGCGAACGCCGCACAcggagccccgcagccccggcgcCGCTCACCTTCACAGTGACGAGGCCAAGCCGGGAGAGCGCAGCGCGGCACGGCACAGCGccgaggagaaggaggaggtgggagaggcCCGGACCCGCGCGGCTCTgccggctccgctccgctccctGCGCCGCGCCGAGCGCTCTGCGCCGCGCCGCCGCGCCGCGCTCAAATACCGCCCCGCCCGCTGCGGCGCGCGGCCCGCCGCGCTCCCATTGGCTGCGCCGCGCCGCACGCCGCGCCCCGATTGGCTGCGCCGccgcgctgcccgccgccccggcccgTCCGCCCGCGCTGCTCTGCCTACATCCTGTTTCATCCCACAATGCCTCGGGGCctgcgcggggcggggcggggaggggcggggcgtTGCTACGCGGGGGCGGGGCCTGGCGGGCCCGATCCGGAGGGTCCTGAGCCCGGTCCCGGGGTGGTGCTGAGGGGCCCAGCGCAGCCCGGGGCCGGTGTGGAAACCTCGGCGCTGCCCCCCCgaaatgtcacccactgaaccgtgtccccaagcaccagcCCCAACCTCTCCATGAACACCCCCAGGCCCCCGGTGCCCGCATTTCCAGGGTGCTGAGGgcgctgctctgctcccccgCAGGGCTCAGCCTCGCTCCTGGCCCCGCCACACCACACAGATTTCCCTTCCCCGCTCacttattgtttttttcctgattttataCTGGCAGCAAGGCTTGCGGACCCAccgctgccaccagcaccatgTCCTGTGGGAGTCTCTGCCTGTCCCTGGGGTTTCCAAGcaagccctgccagctccagccctcctTCACATGCCCATAAATTCCTGGTGCTGCTCCACGTGCCCATAAACCCCAGCCCCGGTGCTGAGCTGGCCAAGAAGTGTCCCCACACCAGCTCCTGGGGTGACCCATGGCTGTCACAGTCACCACAAGAGCTCACCTGCAGCTTGCAGAGCCCACATctggctgcagtgctggcaaGCTGAGAAAGCTGTGACATTTTGGAGATAAAGGACGGGGACGGAAGGGGATGGGAGAGCCCTTCGGCAACGCCGGTGGCCTGGCGGAGGTGCTTGCCCGAGGTTCCCTGGGTCTTTTGGCTCCGTGTGCCCTAAAAAGACACAGGTGTCTCCCTGGTGACAGGACAGAAAGGCAGGCAAAGCACAGGAGCGCCACGTCACGCCGGTCTCCTCGTGTTTCACGTACACACAAGAGCCAAGGTGAGGACAAAGGGGAGAACAAAAACCCCATTCATTCCGAAGCCCAGGGAGAGATCTGGTGTGGCACCGTGATCGGTGTCAGCGACCCAGCAGGTACCCACCAGAGCTGTCAGCCCCTCGAAGGACTGATCCTGCACCTGGCCGGGATGCTCTGCTCGGCCCCACCGAGCGCAGCAGGGCCGGCCAGATCCTGCTGCAGAAGCACGACACCGGCGCCTCGGCCTCTTGGGTTCCCCACGTGGGGCTCCTGCCCTCGATAAATGTGCTCCGAGCGTGCAGCTGCCCTCCGGGCTGCCCGTCTGCCAGGCTGGCCGCCCGCCAGCTCCGATTTGGGTTGCTCCATTTCACTTGGGCGGAGGCGCCAAGAAGCCACCTGAGGAAAAgcccagcagaaaaaaaaaaaaatcacggaAGGGAGCAAGGATCCGCTCCGAGCGATGTGGCATTGGAGGAGCCACTGCTGTGttcctttttattgctttttttctgcagtttggcAGGAAGGGGGAGCGGCCTTGCCTGTCCTGCCAGAATGGTGCCCAGCACTCACCAACACTCTCTTGGCCACCACCGCccacccagccagcagcctgccttcAGCAGTCCCCCATGTCGGCAGCATCGTGCAGCTACAGCCCTTCAAGATCTTCCATCTCTCGGCAGCAGTGGGATTAAATACTTTTACGGCGGTGTTTCCAGAGGCTCCACGTGGCCGGACAGGGGCTGGATGTGCTGATTTGGGGGctgaggaggggggaaaggCAGTGCCCAGGCTGGGCTGCCTGGAAGGGGCAGAAGGTGGGAGCTgggtgtccccacgtccccacacccccctgtgctgcagcaggctccCAGGGCCGCGTCTCGGCGAGGCTCCCGGGGGCGTCTGGCTGCGAGGGCAGCCGTCTCTGCTCAGGTTCACTGCACGGTGCTTGGCTGGGCTATTTATAGCTCTGCC is a window encoding:
- the DYNLL2 gene encoding dynein light chain 2, cytoplasmic — its product is MSDRKAVIKNADMSEDMQQDAVDCATQAMEKYNIEKDIAAYIKKEFDKKYNPTWHCIVGRNFGSYVTHETKHFIYFYLGQVAILLFKSG